Proteins encoded together in one Triticum dicoccoides isolate Atlit2015 ecotype Zavitan chromosome 7B, WEW_v2.0, whole genome shotgun sequence window:
- the LOC119338226 gene encoding succinate dehydrogenase subunit 6, mitochondrial, whose amino-acid sequence MGIGEHFEGVKQHWARNFAFLDYFKKVYGRDQPLPKWSDADVEEFIASDPVYGPQLKALRESRKFALGGALAGAAHLGGVAFKYSKSPHGVVLATGFGALTGAVLGSEVAEHWYELYKMDKQGANLRFIYWWEDKVSGQKN is encoded by the exons atggggatcGGCGAGCACTTTGAGGGCGTGAAGCAGCATTGGGCGCGCAACTTCGCCTTCCTCGACTACTTCAAGAAGGTCTACGGCCGCGACCAGCCCCTCCCCAAGTGGTCCGACGCCGACGTCGAAGAGTTCATCGCCTCCGACCCCGTCTACGGCCCGCAG CTTAAGGCCCTGAGGGAGTCCAGGAAGTTCGCGCTCGGCGGGGCCCTGGCCGGCGCCGCGCACCTCGGCGGCGTTGCCTTCAAGTACTCCAAGAGCCCGCACG GTGTCGTGCTGGCGACCGGGTTCGGAGCGCTCACTGGAGCCGTGCTCGGGTCGGAGGTGGCCGAGCACTGGTACGAGCTCTACAAGATGGACAAGCAGGGGGCCAACCTCAGGTTCATCTACTGGTGGGAGGACAAGGTCTCAG GCCAGAAGAACTGA